In Phreatobacter cathodiphilus, the genomic window CGCCCCCAGGGCGAAGACGAGGTCCAGTTCCTGGGCCACCAGCCGGTCGCGCAGGTTCGGCGTGATGTCCACCTCGATCTCCAGCGCCAGGCCCGGATAGGCCTTGGCCATGCGTTCGACGAAGCGGGGCAGCCAGGTGTGGACGATGGTTTCGGCGACGCCGAGCCTGAGGGTGCCGCGAATCGCCGTGCGGTCGGCCACCGCATGGAGCATCTCCGCCCTCAGCTTCAGAAGCCGCTCGGCATAATCGAGCACCCGCCGGCCCGCATCGGTCGCCACCACCGTGCGCTTCTCCCGCACCAGCAGCTTCTGGCCGATCTCCGCCTCAAGCTGGGCGATGCGCTGCGAGACGGCCGGCTGCGTCGTGTGCAGCTTCACCGCGGCGCGGTTGAAGCTTCTGAGGGTGGCGACCCAGACCAGGGTCTCGAGCGCCTTGAAGTCCACCATGCGGCTGTCGATCGATAAGCAGGATTAATCGTAACCGATCCAAACTTCGGATTGGACCGGATGCAAGCGGAATGATGGACTGTTCTCCCAAGGATCCTGTCCTTGGGGGAAAATCATGGCTGTCGCCCAGTTCCGCGCACCCGGCGTCACGGATGTCAGCGATCCCGTCGCCGTCAGGCGGGCCATACGCCGCGGCGACATCACCGGCCATACGGCGGGTCTCGCCCCCGGCCGCGTCCAGGGCAATCTCGCCATCCTGCCGAAGGACCTTGCGGCCGACTTCCTGCGCTTTTGCACGCTCAATCCGAAGCCCTGCCCGGTCATCGGCCTGTCGGAGCCCGGCGACCCCGCTGTTCCCGCCCTCGGCGCCGATCTCGACATCCGCACCGACCTGCCGCGCTACCGGGTGTGGAAGGACGGCGAAATGGTCGCGGAACCCACCGACATCCGGGAGTTTTGGCGCGACGACCTCGTGTCATTCGTCATCGGCTGCTCGTTCTCCTTCGAGGAGGCGCTGATCCAGGACGGCATCCCGATGCGCCATATCGGCTGCAACACCACCGTGCCGATGTGGCGGACCAACATCGCCTGCGCCCCGGCCGGCCCCTTCTCCGGGCCGATGGTCGTCTCCATGCGGCCGCTGAAGCCGGCGGACGCCATCCGCGCCGTGCAGATCACCTCGCGCTTCCCCGCCGTCCACGGGGCGCCGGTCCATATCGGCCTGCCCGAGGCCATCGGCATCCGCGACATCGCAACGCCCGACTATGGTGACCCGGTCGAGGTGAAGGCGGACGAGCTCCCGGTCTTCTGGGCCTGCGGCGTCACCCCGCAGTCGGTGATCGCCACGGCCCGCCCGCCCTTCGCCATCACCCATGCGCCGGGCTCCATGCTCGTCACCGACCTCACCAACAGCCGGATCGCCGCCCTGTGACCCTGTCCGCCCCGACGCCGCACCCCGGCTTCGGGGCCTTCGGCAAGAGCCACCGCGAGTTCTTCGACGCACTCTCCGCGGACGGCTGGCAGGCGGTTCAGGGCTATGTCGGGGTGGAGGAGAAGATCCTCTCCGGCAGCCTCGATCCGGTGGCCAGACAGGGGGCCGTCACCCGCCTCGGCCGCTGGGCCCCGGGCGCGGCCGTGGACCATCCGGTCTCCCACGACTGGTGCGAGGAGGTCTTCATCGTCTCCGGCTCGCTGCTGATTGGCACGCTTGCTGCTAAGTCGGAGGCGGTGCGGCTGCCGTTCGGCACCCATGCCGTCCGACCGCCGCACATCGTCCATGGTCCCTTCTTCAGCGACGAGGGCTGTCTGCTGATCGAATTCCTCTACTACCCGCCCGCCAATTAAGAACACTCCAGAGACCACGCCGACCGACCACCGCCGCCTCGAGCGGCCCCATCGACGAAGGAGAGACCACGATGATCCGCTTGCGAACCGCCGTCACGGCGGTGGCCCTGACGCTGTCCGGGGCGCTGCCGGTGCTCGCCCAGGCCGTGCCGGCCGGCCCGCCCGTCAACGTCCAGATCGTCACCCAGCCCGGCCCGGCCATGCCGCAGTTCACCCGGGTCGATCAGCCGCTGCTGCGCGACGGCCTGGCCGCCAAATCCAACGGCCGCATCCGCGTGACGCTCGCCTCCTGGCCCGAGCGCAACCTCAACGGCCCGGAAATCCTCCGTCTCGTCCGCTCCGGACAGGTGGATATCGGCGCCGTGCCGCTGAACACGGTCGCGGGCGACGTGCCGCTGCTCGACGTCGTCGACCTCGCCGGCCTCAACCCCAGCCTCGACCAGGCCCGCAAGGTGGCCGCCGCCATGCTGCCCGAGGTCAACAAGGAGCTGGAGCGCTTCGGCGTCCGCATCCTCGCCATGTATCCCTTTGCCGCCCAGGAGTTCTTCTGCCGCGGCCAGGTCACGAGCCTCGCGGACCTGCGCGGCAAGCGCATCCGCACCGGCGGCGGCTCGTCCAACGACTTCGTCACCCAGATCGGCGGCCAGCCGACAGGCATCGGCTTCCCCGAGGTCTACGGCGCCCTCGAGCGCGGCGTCGTCGACTGCGCCATCACCGGCACCGGCTCGGGCAACTCCGCCCGCTGGTACGAGGTGACCCAGAGCCTCTACGCCCTGCCGCTCTTCTGGTCGGTCTCCGCCTATGTGGTGAACATCCAGTGGTGGAACCGCCTCGACCCGGCCGTGCGCGCCGCCATGGAAGCGACCATGAAGGAGGTCGAGGAGGCGCAGTGGAAGCTCGGCCTCGAACAGACCGAGGACGGCATCGCCTGCAACACCGGCAACCGCGAGGGCTGCAAGCTCGGCCGCGTGCCCGACGCCAACCCGATGCGCGTCTACCGCCCGGTTCCCGCCGATACCGAGGTGATGCGCACCACGCTGACCTCCACCATCCTGCCGAACTGGGTGAAGCGCTGCGGCGCCCGCTGCGGCGAGGTCTACAACCGCGTCGTGGCGCCGATCACCGGCGTCACCTATGCCGGCAACTGACGGCGGCGATCGCCGATGTCACGCGGACGGCCCGTCCGCCCGCGTGACCTGACCGCAGCCACGGGGGCTGCGTCGGCCGATGAGGCCGGCGGGGCCGGGGGGACAAGCATGCTGAACACTCTGATCGACGTCGCCGGCCTCGGCCGGCGGTCCATGGCCTGGCTCGGCACGGTCATGGGCTATGTGGCGGGCTGGGGCTTCATCGCCACGGCAGGGCTCATCACCTTCGACGTGCTGGCACGCCGCTTCCTCGGTTTCTCGACCCAGGCCACCACCGAACTCTCGGGCTACGCGCTGGCCTTCG contains:
- a CDS encoding LysR family transcriptional regulator — encoded protein: MVDFKALETLVWVATLRSFNRAAVKLHTTQPAVSQRIAQLEAEIGQKLLVREKRTVVATDAGRRVLDYAERLLKLRAEMLHAVADRTAIRGTLRLGVAETIVHTWLPRFVERMAKAYPGLALEIEVDITPNLRDRLVAQELDLVFALGALAAAHLRNLPLSTYRLAFLAGPGLAVPGDPLDLAALAAHPILTFSRNTRPYLILREMFSAPDLPPVRIHASSSMATILRMAEDGLGIAAVPEAIAGAELAAGRLRSLRTTVPLPELDFFASWRVTPEAATVEAVATIAQEVAAPRAR
- a CDS encoding putative hydro-lyase; protein product: MAVAQFRAPGVTDVSDPVAVRRAIRRGDITGHTAGLAPGRVQGNLAILPKDLAADFLRFCTLNPKPCPVIGLSEPGDPAVPALGADLDIRTDLPRYRVWKDGEMVAEPTDIREFWRDDLVSFVIGCSFSFEEALIQDGIPMRHIGCNTTVPMWRTNIACAPAGPFSGPMVVSMRPLKPADAIRAVQITSRFPAVHGAPVHIGLPEAIGIRDIATPDYGDPVEVKADELPVFWACGVTPQSVIATARPPFAITHAPGSMLVTDLTNSRIAAL
- a CDS encoding cupin, which gives rise to MTLSAPTPHPGFGAFGKSHREFFDALSADGWQAVQGYVGVEEKILSGSLDPVARQGAVTRLGRWAPGAAVDHPVSHDWCEEVFIVSGSLLIGTLAAKSEAVRLPFGTHAVRPPHIVHGPFFSDEGCLLIEFLYYPPAN
- a CDS encoding TRAP transporter substrate-binding protein, which gives rise to MIRLRTAVTAVALTLSGALPVLAQAVPAGPPVNVQIVTQPGPAMPQFTRVDQPLLRDGLAAKSNGRIRVTLASWPERNLNGPEILRLVRSGQVDIGAVPLNTVAGDVPLLDVVDLAGLNPSLDQARKVAAAMLPEVNKELERFGVRILAMYPFAAQEFFCRGQVTSLADLRGKRIRTGGGSSNDFVTQIGGQPTGIGFPEVYGALERGVVDCAITGTGSGNSARWYEVTQSLYALPLFWSVSAYVVNIQWWNRLDPAVRAAMEATMKEVEEAQWKLGLEQTEDGIACNTGNREGCKLGRVPDANPMRVYRPVPADTEVMRTTLTSTILPNWVKRCGARCGEVYNRVVAPITGVTYAGN